In the genome of bacterium, the window CGGGCGTTTCGACGAACAGCAGGCGAAGGCGCCCATCTCCCGATCGTAGAGGTAGGGCTTGGCCACGAGGGAGCGCTCCCCTTCGGCGACGAGGTGGAAGTGGAAGAGGACGATGAGGTGGGAAAAACCCTCCAGGCCGTCCAGACAGGCGTCATAGGGCGGGAAAATCTCCAGGCGCGACTCGACGTCCTCGCGGAACACGCCCTGAATCGGACCCTGCGCTTCGGCGGTGTACGGGGTGCGGGCCACGCCGCAGGGCCGGACGACGACGGATGGACTATCCTCCATCCCCGGCCTCCAGAACCGCGCGGGCCCCGTCCACGAGACCGCGGGCCGTTTCCTCGTCCTGCGCCTCGGCGAAGATGCGCACGATGGGCTCGGTTCCCGAGGGCCGCAGATGGAGCCAGCGGTCCCCCCAGTCCAGCCGGAGCCCGTCCAGCTCCGAAAAAGCCGCGTCCGGATAGGCTTCCCGGAGGCGGTCGTAAACCCGCCGCAGCTCGCTTTCCACGGGCAGCGGGGCCTTCCGCTTGAGTATAACGTACACGGGGAGCTCCTCGACGAGACCCGGAATCCCCTTGCCCGACCGGGCCAGAAGCTCGATGACGAGCGCCGTGGCGACCAGGGCGTCGCGCCCCAGGTGCAGACGGGGGTAGATGACGCCGCCGTTGCCCTCCCCACCCGCGAGACAGTTCTTTTCGACGATGGTCCCGACCACGTTCACCTCGCCCACGGGGGTGCGGTGGACCTTCACCCCGAAGCGGGCGGCCACGTCGTCCAGCCCCCGACTGGTCGAAACGTTGGTCGCCAGGTCGCCCCGCTCGCCCCGGTCCAAGAGGGCCCAGCAGGCCAACTGCAGCGTCCGCTCCTCACCGATTGGCTCACCGTCGGTTCCCACCAGAGCCAGGCGGTCAACATCGGCGTCATAGGCCAGCCCCAGGTCGGCCCTCGATTCGACCACGGCCCGGGAAAGCTCGGCGAGGTTCTCGGGCACCGGCTCCGGGTCGCGGGGGAACAGCCCGTCGGTCTCGGCGCCGAGGCAGCGGAACCGCACCCCCAGTTTCTCCAGAAGGGAAGGGATGACCGTGCCGCCGGCCCCGTGGCAGCAGTCGGCCACCACGTTCAGATCGGCTTTTTTTATCCGTTTCAGGTCCACGAGCTTGACCACCTCGTCCACGTGGCGGGCGACGAGGTCTTTTCTCTCGGAGACGGACCCGATTCGGTCGTGGGACACCCAGCCGTACTCCCCGTCGGAGTGGCTTTTCTTCAGCCCTGCGAGCTCCTCGGGCGAGATGAAGGTTCCCCTCGCGCCGACGAATTTCAGGCCGTTCCAGGCGGCGGGGTTGTGGCTGGCGGTGATGATAATCCCGCCGGCCGCCCGCAGCCATTCCACGGCGAGCTGCACGGTGGGCGTGGGACAGACGCCCAGGTCCACCACCTCCCGACCGCAGCCGGTCAAGGCGGCGATGACCGCCCATCGGAGCGCCGGTCCCGAGGTTCGGCTGTCGCGACCGAGGACCACCGGACCCGCCGGTATAATCCCCGAGAAGGCGGCACTGAGCTCGAGAGCCAGCTTGGGATCCAGGCCGTCGCCCACTATCCCCCGCGCCCCGGATACGGAAAACCGGAAAAACAATAGACCTCCAACGAGTCCCAGGGGGTATTAAAAAGAGTATAGGCGCCGGCTTCCGGGTTGTCAACGAGCGCCGTTTAGGCTAAAATGAAGTGTGCGCACCGCGAAAAGAAAAACCGCCCCCGGGCGGGATGCCAATCGGAGGACCATTGACCGAGAAAATCACCAAGGACATGATCATCGAGGACGTCGTCCGGAAGTACCCGAACACCATCCCCGTCTTCATGGCCCACGGCCTGCACTGCATCGGCTGCCACATCGCCAACTACGAGACCATCGAGCAGGGCGCCCTGGGCCACGGCTTGGACGACGTCTCGGACCTCATCAAGGACCTGAACGAGACCGTCGCGAACGCGGACGGCAACTGAGCATGGCGGAAAAAATCACCCGGGACATGACGCTGGCCGAGTTGATCGGCCGATCCCCGCGGCTGGCCGAGGCGATCAAGCGGATAACCGGGTCCGACTGCGCCGGTTGTCCCGCCGCCGGGGACGAAACCGTGGAGCTCTACGCCATCCTCCACGGGCTCGATCCGGAAGACCTTTTACGCGAGCTGAACGCCGTCGAGCCGTAGGGTTTTGCCCACCGCGAGCCCCCGCCGCAACCCGGCGGGAGCTTTGGTTTGGCGATCCCGCTACTTCAGAGACGACGCACCCGGAGTCACCGTCGGTAATAACTAAAAAGATACTCTTCAATATCGGAAATTTGAAAAAAACCACGCCCTACCCTTGACATACGCCAATTTCAGGCTATTATTAGAGTGGAGTATCTGCCAAATCTCTCGAAATCGGAGGCCTTGAGATGAGAAGAGGATTGCTCGCATTCGGCATCCTCGCCCTGGCGCTGGCGGCTCTGGCGGAGGTCCACGAGATCAGCATCGGCGACAATTTCTTCAATCCCGATATCGTCACCATCTCACCCGGAGACCGCGTCCGCTGGATCAACGACGGTACATACACGCACCGAACAAAATCCCTGGAAGGGTTGTGGGACTCGGGATTCATGAATCCCGGGGAGACGTACACCCGCACATTCAACAGCGGCGGCTCCTTCGAATACAACGATCCACAATACCCTAACGCCACCGGGACCATCATCGTCTATTCCATCGGTGTGGAACCGACCAGTTGGGGCCGAATCCTCAGCCTGTACCGCTAGCGTCACCAAGGGAGAACGGCCGCCACATCAATCGAACGTTTATAAAAAACGCCCAGAGGGGCCTTTTTTATTTCAGCTTCGAGACGGCCCGGGCCGATGATACCCACGAGCCCTAAAAAACGCCCCGGGGGCGTTTTTAAACTTGATGTGCCGCTTTTGGAACTGCGACCCGACCTCTTCGCCGACCCTACTGGCTGGTGAAGCTAAAGAGGACTATCAGGCCCACGGTGACGGCGGTCACGATAATCGGCTCCAGAATCGGCGTCTCCACCTCCACGGGCGGCGTGGGGCCGATGTCGGCGTAGCGGGTGTCTATCAGCTCCTCGGCGGCCGCGGTGGACACGACGTCCTCGGCGGCACCGGAGACGTCGCCGGCCCAGGCGTATCCCTCGCCCGAGGGGCTGGGGATGCGGAAATGAACCACCGCCACGGCCTGACGTTTCACGCCCGATCCGGCCCGGGTGTAAATGACCCGGCACTCGATCAGCCGGTACTCCAGGGTGCCCGGCTTGGCCACGCTGGGAGTGGAATCTCCGGTCGGGGAGGAAGGGGACGAGGAGGGGGTGAAGGAGGTGGATTCCACTGGATCCTGCGCCCCGGGGATGTTGCCGGCCCCGCCCGCTCCGGACACCACGCTCTCCTTCTCCTCATGTGCCTCCCGCAGCGCCGCGTCCGCCTCGCTCTCCCCCTCGGGCGCGGCCAAGGCCCCGACGAAATAACCCCGTCGGGTCAAGACGCTGATTATTTCCTCTTCCAACCGCTCGTGCAGGGCGGTCTTGTCCCCCTTGGAAACGTCGTTGATCCCCTGGATTAGGCCGGGCATCATCTCCGGTCTGCGGGCCAGGGTTTCCACGACGTCGGTCAGGGCCATAATCTTCAACTGGCCGTCGGTGGGGGTGTCGCCGTGGACGTTGATGGGCAAGTCCGTGCAGGCGACGATCAAGAGGAGAACGAAAGGTACGGCATGGATGAGGGAGCGGTTCATGGACTGGTCTCCCTTTTTCGGGTCACTCCGCTGGATTTTACGGTTAAGGACGAGGGACTGTCAAGCCCGCGGTTTGTAGGATCGGTCGCGGGTACGTTTATTCGTCCCGCGGTTCGGAATTTTCAATCCTCGAGGAGCGCCACGGCCTCGATCTCGATGACGGCCCCCTTGGGGAGGGCCCCGACCTGGACCGCCGAGCGCGCCGGGGGATCCCCTTTAAAAAACCCGGCGTACAGGGCGTTCATCCTGGAAAAAAGCCCCAGGTCGGTCATGAAGACGGTGAGCTTGACCGCCCGGTCGAGGGAGCTTCCGGCGGCGCGCAGAACCGCGTCCAGGTTCATCAGGACGCGCCGGGTGGCCGCCTCGATGTCGCCCTGCTCGAGCTCGCCCGTGGAAGGGTTGAGAGGAATCTGGCCCGCCGTGAAGACGAAACCGCCGGCGACGACCGCCTGGCTGTAAGGGCCCACCGCTTTCGGGGCATCGTCGGTGGCCACGGTGCGGCGCTGCATCGAAACCTCCTGCGTTTTATACGTCGGGGGACGGCTCGGGATTCCCTTTCTCGCCGGGAACTTCGGTGGGCTCCGCCTGCTTCTGGGCGCTCTCGTGGTAGTCCCGCGCGGCCCTCAGGCGCACGCCGTGGATTAAAAGGGCGTCGAAGAGGGGGTTGAACCGGGTGGGCAGGGTGCCGAGGACTATCTTCGCCCGACGCGCCAGCTCCCGGGGGAGGGTCCCGGCGTCGGAGGCCTCCAGCTCGGCCAGGGCCCGTTCCAGATTCTCCAGGTACTCCTTGGCCTGGAAGGCGCGGGCGGCCTCCGTCGCCACCTGGCGCACCAGACCGGCGGCGGCCGCCTCGAGCTCCTCACGCTTGGCCCGGTTGTCCAGGGCGGCCCGCATCAGCTCCACCGCCTGGCCGGAGATAACGTCCAGTGTCCGCTCCACCACGTCATCGTCGGGAACGAGCCCCTCGAACCGTTCGGCGGCGAGGGTCGTCAGCCGGGTCGTCTCGCAGACCTTGACCGTAACCTCCTCGGGCTTTACCCCGAGGCTCTCCGCCAGGCTCCCGAGGTCAATTGACTCCGTCTCCCAATCCTGGGTCAGCACCTCGCAGAACGCCTCGCCCTGGGGAAGGTCCGGATCGAGCACCTGCCCCACGAAGCCCATCACGTTGCGCTGGAAAACGTAATCACCGTAGTTGAGCCAGAACAGGTGGTGCAGGATGGGAATACCCCGGGGCTTGGCTTCGGGGTTGGTCAACAGGTTGAGCATGATGAGGTTCATCCAGGCCAACCGGTCTTCGTTCCGGCCGACCAGGTTCACCTCTGCGGAGAGGGCGATGACGGTGAGCCCCATCCGCGCCTGGTCGTCCACGATTTCGTCCAGGCAGGTCCCGATGTATTCGGCCATCGCCTCCTCTTTGCCCCCCACGGGCGGCTTCTTCGAGGCGATGTAGTCGGCGATGACCCGTGGGTCGAGGCGGACGTTGGACCACTCGGGGGCCTTGACGAGCTCGGCCACGGAGGCGCCGAAGCCGTCCCGGTCGTCGAGCAGACTCTTCTCGCCGTCGGGGTCTCGTTTCTGCAGGACTTTTAGCGCCTGCTGCGCGTTGGTGCGCAGCCTGGCGAAATCGTGGCGGCGGAAGGCCACCCCTTCCCGCTGCGTGCGGAAAGCCGGTCGTTTGACTTTACGCTGTTTGCTCAAGGGCAATCCACCTCGGATAAAAAAAGAAGCGGCTGGACGCGCCGTTCACCATCCCCGCCGCGACGTTCAGAGCTGCAGCCAGTTGCCCGCTTCGTCGAGATAGTACATCCCCGGGGTGAGTTTCTCCCGATAATACCGGGCGAAGATGCTCTCCACCTCGGCCCGGGGATCGGGTAAACGGGCCAGCTCCGGCGTGGTGACCGCCAGCCGGTCGTACACGAGGCCCCGGTTGTTGTTCTCGCTACCGACAATCTCCTCGGCGTAGGGGTCCCCCTCGCCGGCGGGGGTCACCGCCAGATAGCCACCCGCGGTCTCCCCGACGAGCCCGGCCGCCTTCAGGCGGGTCATCTCATCGGCGGTGTAGAGCGTGTCCAGGAGCGCGGTCAGGGCGGCGGCCTTCTCCGGGTCCAGCTCGCCCTCGGGGATCATTGGCTCGTAACCGTAGATGGGCTCTCCGGTCGCCCGGACGTTGGAGACCATCCACACGTCCTCCCCCAACTCGGCGTAGCTGCCCAGAACCTGGTTTTCAAGCATCGTCTTGGCGTCCACCAGCTCGACGTTGAACTGAGCCTGCACGCAGCCCAGGGAGCCGAGCAGGCAGAACGCGAGAAGCGGAATCAGAGTTTTTACGGCGGCGCCCATTTTCACGGCGGATGGTATCCCCGTTAAACCGTTGTGTCAAGGGAGCCCGCGGGCTAGAACGTCACGACGAAGCTCAGGAGGTGGTAAATCTGGTCGGAGGTTTGGTTCTTCAGAAAAGTGTAGTTGAGGATGTAGTTGCTCTGGGCCAGGTTCGTCTGGATGCCGCCGGCGGCGCCCATACTGCCGTCGCCCACCCCCAGCCCGAAACTCCAGAGGTGCTCCTCCTCGCCCGTGTAGGCGTAACCGGCCCGGAAGGTCACGTGTGGCAGAAGACGCTGATCCAGCCCGACTCTGATTTCGCGGAAGGCCTCGGCCCGGTTGTTGACCAGGTTGCGCACGTCCAGGGAGAAGACGACGTCGGGATAGGGAAACCACGCGGCCCCTACGTTGATAGTCTCGTCGCCCAGACCCTCCAGGTTGGCCCGGCAGCCGGGGAGATTATCGGGGAGGTCCACGTAGGTGGCGGCCACGTAGGCCCGGGGGGCGAACTCCCAGGTGGCGCCCACGGTGAAGCCGTAACCGCTCCTGCGCTCCCAGTCTACGACTTCATCGAGAGCCCCGCTCCCACGCACCACCGGGTACTCGCGGGAGTAGTAGCTCCCGCTCACGGCCAGCGTGACCCCCTCGGGGAAGTGGTACCCCGCCCCCAATGTGTTGGTGCGATCGGCCCAGAGACCCTTGACGTGGAAAAAGTGGGGGTCGTCGAAGGTCGCCGGATCGGCGAGGCTCTCCTCCCAGAGGTTGCAGAAGGCGTAGAAGCCGCCGACGGAGTAGCTGAGCGCCTTGGCGCCCACCAAGGTGGAGAGGGCGAGGGTGGCGAAATCGGAGCCCGGAGGACCGCCGAGATCCACGTCCTGCATCCGGGCCTCCTCGCCGAAGCCGCGGGTGAGCCAGTAGAGGGTGAGCCCCATATTTAAAACACCGCCGAACCCCTCCCCATGGACGAAGCCGGCCGGGTTGTAGAGCGCCGCCTCGAACTCGCAGGGTACGGCCAGAAAGGCGCCGCCCATCGCCAGGGGGCGGCAATTCAAATTGGACAGGGTGCGGTAGTAGACCTCCGCCGCCCCGGAGGAGACGGAGAGGAGCGCCAGAAGCACCAGGAGGGTCGCGAAAAATCTCACGGTGGTGATTATACGGCGCAGAGCAACCCAAGACAATAGACTACAATCCGGCCCTTGATTCCGGTGGCGGAGCCGGGTATCCTTGGTGCGTGAATCTCACCCGTTGGCACAGTGTTTTGGGAAAAGAGCCGCCCGCCGTGACCCTCATCGCCGGTCCGGAGGCTGGTCTGCGTAGGAGGGCCCTGGCCGCGTTGCGCGACGCCCTGGGCGCAGGGGCCGACCTGGAGCGGTACGGCACCGACGTGACGCCCGGCGAGCTCGCCGACGCCGTCCAGACGCTGCCCCTTTTCGGCGCCGCCCGCCTCGCCGTCGTCGAGGGGGACGCCCTCCCGGCGGAGCTTACGGATACGGTGCTCAAACTTCTCCCCGGAATCAGACCGCCCAACCACCTGGCGGTGGTGCTGGAACGGCTGGACCGGCGCTCCCGCCTATCGAAGGAGTTGCAGGACTCCACCGTCGAGTGCGAGCCGTTGAAAGAGGCCGACCTGCGCAAGGCCGCCCTCCACTTCCTCGACGAGCGCGGGGTCAAGGCCACCCCCCAGGCGCTGGAGCGAATACTGGCCGTCGCCGGGGGCCTGGACGCCCTGGAAAATACCTGCGAGAGCCTGTCCCTGCTCGTGGAGAAGGGGGGCACCCTCACCGGGGAGCAGGTAACCCAGGCGGTCGGCACGGCGCCGGGTTTCGATCCCTTCAAGCTGTGCGACCTCGCCACCGCGGGTCGGGAGTCGGAGGCCTGCCTCATGGCCGCCCGGTCCCTGTCCGACCCGGCCGAGATGCCCCGCCTCGTCGGCCTCCTGGCACGGCACTACCGGATTCTACAACTCATCCGGTTCCACTCGCGGCGCGACCTTAGAGCAGACGAACTGGCGCGGCTCGCGGGGGTGAGCCCCTACTTCCTCGACGGCTACCGGCGGGCGGCCGGACGGCACACGCCCCGGGAGCTTTGGGAGGCGCAGTCGGCGCTCCTGAACTTCGACACGGCGGTGAAACGCGGTCTGCCGGCCATCGAGACGGCCTTCCTCGAGCTGATCCACGCCCTGGCCTCGAAGGGGCGCGGCGGCTGGCCCGATTTTTTAGGTGAGCTACCCGGGGCGTGACCCTCAGTCCTCCAGGTCCCGGACGTACCAGCCCGCGTTCGTGCGCACCACGGTGAAGCGCCAGACCCGCGACGACTCCCCCCGGTGGACCCGCGCCGTCACCTCCCGGCTCTCCAGCACGTCCCCCTCGACCGGGCGCTCCGCGCCCACGGTGACATCGCCCCAATTGGTGATTCCCGCGCCGTCGAGGTTTTTAAGTTTCTCGGCCAGCCCGGCGCCCACCTCACCCACCCCTGGCGGGTAGAGCATCTTCCGGAGCTTCTCCCCCTGATCCAGTTTCGCGGCGAGGAGAAAACCCTCCACCGCCGTGGACGGGTCGCCGGCGGGGAGCCCCAGGGGCTCGGTGACGTCGGGGGTCTCGGCGGCCGTGGACCGAGGGTCCTGCGTGTACTCCTCCTGGGGCGCCGGCTTGCCCCCGCAGGAGGCCAAGAACGCGAGAGAGAGAGCGGCAACGAGCGGAACCCTTCTCATGAACCCTCCCGGTGGTTCGAACAGGGCTACGGTAACACAGGGTGAACCCGACGGCCAAGCGGCAAAACCTGGATAACCGCGGGCTCTTGCCGCTATAATGTGTGGCGGAAAGGCGGGTGAACCATGCCCAGAGGGCTCTTCGCAACCATATTCTGCCTGCTGGCGACGGTCGGCGCCACGGCCTTCACCGGGGAGGCGGAGGCGGAGGATCTCATGCTGGAGCTCGTCAACGCCGCCCGCGCCGAGGAGGGCGTGGCCCCCCTCGTCATGGACCCGGCCTTCACCCAGATCGCCCGGCAGCACTCCTGGGAGATGATCACCCTAAACTACTTCGGCCACGAATCGCCGGTTCCGGGGAGCGAGACTGTCCCCCAGCGCGTGGCCAACGCGGGGCTGACGGAGGTCTGGATCGGGGAGAACATCGGGGCCGATTACCGCAGCGGGCCCTACGACTGGGCGGCCCTCACCCGGTCCACCTTCGAGGGCCTGATGGATTCGCCGCCACACCGGGCCAACATCCTCGACCCC includes:
- the tsaA gene encoding tRNA (N6-threonylcarbamoyladenosine(37)-N6)-methyltransferase TrmO, whose protein sequence is MEDSPSVVVRPCGVARTPYTAEAQGPIQGVFREDVESRLEIFPPYDACLDGLEGFSHLIVLFHFHLVAEGERSLVAKPYLYDREMGAFACCSSKRPSGLGLDIVRLLRREGGVLVVAGGDMLDGSPILDIRPYIPEFHSFPDAELGWIRGRIPE
- the glmM gene encoding phosphoglucosamine mutase, translated to MFFRFSVSGARGIVGDGLDPKLALELSAAFSGIIPAGPVVLGRDSRTSGPALRWAVIAALTGCGREVVDLGVCPTPTVQLAVEWLRAAGGIIITASHNPAAWNGLKFVGARGTFISPEELAGLKKSHSDGEYGWVSHDRIGSVSERKDLVARHVDEVVKLVDLKRIKKADLNVVADCCHGAGGTVIPSLLEKLGVRFRCLGAETDGLFPRDPEPVPENLAELSRAVVESRADLGLAYDADVDRLALVGTDGEPIGEERTLQLACWALLDRGERGDLATNVSTSRGLDDVAARFGVKVHRTPVGEVNVVGTIVEKNCLAGGEGNGGVIYPRLHLGRDALVATALVIELLARSGKGIPGLVEELPVYVILKRKAPLPVESELRRVYDRLREAYPDAAFSELDGLRLDWGDRWLHLRPSGTEPIVRIFAEAQDEETARGLVDGARAVLEAGDGG
- a CDS encoding CAP domain-containing protein; translated protein: MPRGLFATIFCLLATVGATAFTGEAEAEDLMLELVNAARAEEGVAPLVMDPAFTQIARQHSWEMITLNYFGHESPVPGSETVPQRVANAGLTEVWIGENIGADYRSGPYDWAALTRSTFEGLMDSPPHRANILDPDFNRVGIGIVHSTRGDLGGIHVTQVFTSKRIELNPISIVSDGAFYNVKLSGWLLADGWAGCFIRGSIQNFTPITPEPDGFFATVIKLRRETGTYTLKLGIGSEEFGSKDIFNQFDVDTDRPVERALFIDGIP
- the holA gene encoding DNA polymerase III subunit delta; its protein translation is MNLTRWHSVLGKEPPAVTLIAGPEAGLRRRALAALRDALGAGADLERYGTDVTPGELADAVQTLPLFGAARLAVVEGDALPAELTDTVLKLLPGIRPPNHLAVVLERLDRRSRLSKELQDSTVECEPLKEADLRKAALHFLDERGVKATPQALERILAVAGGLDALENTCESLSLLVEKGGTLTGEQVTQAVGTAPGFDPFKLCDLATAGRESEACLMAARSLSDPAEMPRLVGLLARHYRILQLIRFHSRRDLRADELARLAGVSPYFLDGYRRAAGRHTPRELWEAQSALLNFDTAVKRGLPAIETAFLELIHALASKGRGGWPDFLGELPGA
- a CDS encoding cupredoxin domain-containing protein codes for the protein MRRGLLAFGILALALAALAEVHEISIGDNFFNPDIVTISPGDRVRWINDGTYTHRTKSLEGLWDSGFMNPGETYTRTFNSGGSFEYNDPQYPNATGTIIVYSIGVEPTSWGRILSLYR
- a CDS encoding DUF1858 domain-containing protein produces the protein MAEKITRDMTLAELIGRSPRLAEAIKRITGSDCAGCPAAGDETVELYAILHGLDPEDLLRELNAVEP
- a CDS encoding DUF1858 domain-containing protein, whose product is MPIGGPLTEKITKDMIIEDVVRKYPNTIPVFMAHGLHCIGCHIANYETIEQGALGHGLDDVSDLIKDLNETVANADGN
- a CDS encoding RidA family protein, coding for MQRRTVATDDAPKAVGPYSQAVVAGGFVFTAGQIPLNPSTGELEQGDIEAATRRVLMNLDAVLRAAGSSLDRAVKLTVFMTDLGLFSRMNALYAGFFKGDPPARSAVQVGALPKGAVIEIEAVALLED
- a CDS encoding DUF1318 domain-containing protein; translated protein: MGAAVKTLIPLLAFCLLGSLGCVQAQFNVELVDAKTMLENQVLGSYAELGEDVWMVSNVRATGEPIYGYEPMIPEGELDPEKAAALTALLDTLYTADEMTRLKAAGLVGETAGGYLAVTPAGEGDPYAEEIVGSENNNRGLVYDRLAVTTPELARLPDPRAEVESIFARYYREKLTPGMYYLDEAGNWLQL